From Canis lupus baileyi chromosome 16, mCanLup2.hap1, whole genome shotgun sequence, a single genomic window includes:
- the LOC140606700 gene encoding transcription initiation factor TFIID subunit 12, translating to MNQFGPSALINLSNFSSIKPEPASTPPQGSMANSTTVVKIPGTPGTGGRLSPENNQVLTKKKLQDLVREVDPNEQLDEDVEEMLLQIADDFIESVVTAACQLARHRKSSTLEVKDVQLHLERQWNMWIPGFGSEEIRPYKKACTTEAHKQRMALIRKTTKK from the coding sequence ATGAACCAGTTTGGCCCCTCAGCCCTAATCAACCTCTCCAATTTCTCATCCATAAAACCGGAACCAGCCAGCACCCCTCCACAAGGCTCCATGGCCAATAGCACTACAGTGGTAAAGATACCAGGCACTCCTGGGACAGGAGGGCGTCTCAGTCCTGAGAACAATCAGGTATTGACCAAGAAGAAATTACAAGACTTAGTAAGAGAAGTGGATCCTAATGAGCAATTGGATGAAGATGTGGAGGAGATGCTGCTGCAGATTGCTGATGATTTTATTGAGAGTGTGGTGACAGCAGCCTGCCAGCTTGCTCGGCATCGCAAGTCCAGCACCCTGGAGGTGAAAGATGTCCAGCTGCATCTAGAACGCCAGTGGAACATGTGGATCCCAGGATTTGGCTCTGAAGAAATCCGACCCTACAAAAAGGCTTGCACCACAGAGGCCCACAAACAGAGAATGGCATTGATCCGGAAAACAACCA